A genomic stretch from Candidatus Latescibacterota bacterium includes:
- a CDS encoding DUF2190 family protein, producing the protein MAFTSTLRRVAPPLRRPRKSLPLQLLTVLLLTLAVPALGAPVGTAFTYQGRLMDEGLPASGQYDLQLSLYDASAGGAQIGSTANLAGVNVADGRFTVRLDFGTLAFGSGARWLEISVRPSGGGGYTLLAPRQELTPTPYALGMPNVYTDEANGFVGIGRSGQITGNEKFGVRAQAGPGTYGGMYVETSDPDGWPFIGFATGGTYRAWTYYTTVDADAYHIAGWHLYADGLRLTVPSTGGLRVGNSSTDGIEVIQTGDDGVQVGHTSFGFPHYGLYIPPNPGVSYYGLWPNTANASGEWALYTVDNISAGNVFASAQTLIASVTGPDVLERGDLVVADGLTPPVPGGTERLVQVRRASGGADGLVGVVTGRMVFDLAPGKEDEGARSLQSADGPARAGDYVALVVLGVAEVRVAPGASIAKGARLTADATGAARPLRTESLNGMVVAEGAPTIGTALASASGGTVPVFISLR; encoded by the coding sequence ATGGCCTTCACGTCCACCCTGCGCCGCGTGGCTCCACCGCTGCGGCGTCCTCGCAAGTCCCTTCCGCTGCAGCTCCTGACGGTCCTGCTGCTCACCCTCGCCGTCCCGGCGCTCGGCGCGCCCGTGGGCACGGCCTTCACCTATCAGGGACGCCTGATGGACGAGGGACTGCCCGCCAGCGGCCAGTACGACCTGCAGCTCTCGCTCTACGATGCCTCGGCCGGCGGCGCGCAGATCGGTTCGACCGCGAACCTGGCCGGCGTGAACGTCGCCGACGGACGCTTCACGGTGCGTCTCGACTTCGGCACGCTCGCCTTCGGGAGCGGTGCGCGCTGGCTCGAGATCTCGGTCCGCCCATCCGGAGGCGGCGGCTACACACTGCTTGCGCCCCGCCAGGAGCTGACGCCCACGCCCTACGCGCTGGGCATGCCGAACGTCTACACGGACGAGGCCAACGGGTTCGTCGGCATCGGGCGCAGCGGGCAGATCACCGGCAACGAGAAGTTCGGCGTGCGCGCGCAGGCCGGTCCCGGCACCTACGGCGGCATGTACGTGGAGACCTCGGATCCCGACGGCTGGCCCTTCATCGGCTTCGCCACCGGCGGAACCTACCGCGCCTGGACCTATTACACGACCGTCGACGCCGACGCCTACCACATCGCCGGCTGGCATCTCTACGCGGATGGACTGCGGCTGACGGTCCCGTCCACCGGCGGCCTGCGCGTCGGCAATTCGTCGACCGACGGCATCGAGGTCATCCAGACCGGGGACGACGGCGTGCAAGTCGGGCACACCAGCTTCGGCTTTCCCCACTACGGCCTCTACATTCCTCCCAACCCCGGCGTGAGCTACTACGGGCTCTGGCCCAACACTGCCAACGCCTCCGGGGAGTGGGCGCTCTACACCGTCGACAACATCTCGGCCGGCAACGTCTTCGCCAGCGCGCAAACCCTGATCGCCTCGGTGACCGGACCTGACGTCCTGGAACGTGGCGACCTCGTGGTCGCCGACGGCCTGACCCCTCCCGTGCCCGGCGGCACGGAACGGCTGGTGCAGGTGCGCCGCGCCAGCGGCGGCGCCGACGGCCTGGTGGGCGTGGTGACGGGCCGCATGGTCTTCGACCTGGCTCCGGGCAAGGAGGACGAGGGAGCCAGGTCGCTGCAGAGCGCGGACGGCCCGGCGCGGGCGGGCGACTACGTCGCCCTGGTCGTGCTCGGGGTGGCGGAGGTCCGCGTGGCGCCCGGCGCGAGCATCGCCAAGGGCGCGCGGCTGACCGCGGACGCGACCGGCGCCGCGCGTCCCCTGCGGACCGAGTCCCTGAACGGCATGGTCGTCGCGGAAGGCGCGCCGACCATCGGCACCGCCCTGGCGTCGGCGTCGGGCGGCACCGTCCCTGTCTTCATCTCCCTGCGCTGA
- a CDS encoding DUF2190 family protein translates to MNFMPPSHGARSPERRARECMLSWFFAVSMLILAVPALGAPVGTAFTYQGRLMDEGLPASGSYDLQFKLFDAAGGGAQIGSTVLLGGANVTDGRFTVQLDFGTLAFGSGGRWLEIYVRPSGGGAYTLLAPRQELTPTPYALGMPNVYTNELQGFVGIGRSNPLTGAEVFGIRAQTGAGFYGGMYTETSDVSGLPFYGYATAGVARAWTYCSTTDLDNFHLAGWHLNVSGTRVTVPTSGGLRVGDTTNDGIQIMHTGDDGMQVGGSIGFPFYGLYVPSPGVSNIALLVYTANASGNYALYTTDNLFAGNLLAAAQTLVASVTGGEALEVGDVVVADGVVAPLEGGVTRMVTVRRATAGAQGLAGVVAGRLVLATAPGKEAEGEQVLQSADGPARAGDFVSLVVQGVADVRVAAGASIARGERLTADASGAARPLRTATLDGMLVAEGAPTVGTALASASGGTVPVFVSLR, encoded by the coding sequence ATGAACTTCATGCCCCCCTCGCACGGTGCGCGTTCGCCAGAGCGGCGGGCTCGCGAGTGCATGCTGTCGTGGTTCTTCGCAGTGTCGATGCTGATCCTCGCCGTCCCGGCGCTCGGCGCGCCCGTGGGCACGGCCTTCACCTATCAGGGACGCCTGATGGACGAGGGGCTGCCGGCCAGTGGCTCCTACGACCTCCAGTTCAAGCTCTTCGACGCCGCCGGCGGCGGCGCGCAGATCGGTTCGACGGTCCTGCTCGGCGGCGCGAACGTCACCGACGGACGCTTCACCGTTCAGCTCGACTTCGGCACGCTCGCCTTCGGGAGCGGCGGTCGCTGGCTCGAGATTTACGTCCGCCCGTCCGGCGGCGGCGCCTACACGCTGCTCGCGCCCCGCCAGGAGCTGACACCCACGCCCTACGCGCTGGGCATGCCGAACGTCTACACCAACGAGCTCCAGGGTTTCGTGGGTATCGGCCGATCGAATCCCCTCACGGGTGCGGAGGTCTTCGGCATTCGCGCCCAGACCGGCGCCGGCTTCTATGGTGGAATGTACACGGAGACCTCCGACGTCAGCGGTCTGCCCTTCTATGGCTATGCCACGGCTGGCGTGGCCCGGGCGTGGACCTACTGCTCGACGACCGATCTCGACAATTTCCATCTCGCCGGCTGGCACCTGAACGTGTCCGGGACCCGGGTGACGGTGCCGACCTCCGGTGGCCTGCGCGTCGGGGATACGACCAACGACGGCATCCAGATCATGCACACGGGAGATGACGGCATGCAGGTGGGCGGGTCCATCGGCTTTCCGTTCTACGGCCTCTACGTTCCGTCCCCCGGGGTGTCGAACATCGCGCTCCTCGTCTACACCGCGAACGCTTCGGGCAACTACGCGCTGTACACCACGGACAACCTCTTCGCCGGCAACCTCCTCGCCGCGGCGCAGACGCTCGTCGCCAGCGTGACCGGGGGGGAGGCGCTCGAGGTGGGCGACGTGGTCGTCGCCGATGGCGTCGTGGCTCCCCTGGAGGGGGGCGTCACCCGGATGGTCACGGTGCGCCGCGCCACGGCTGGGGCCCAGGGCCTGGCGGGCGTGGTGGCCGGGCGTCTCGTGCTCGCCACCGCGCCGGGCAAAGAGGCTGAAGGCGAGCAGGTGCTGCAGAGCGCCGACGGGCCCGCGCGGGCCGGCGACTTCGTCTCCCTCGTCGTGCAAGGCGTGGCGGACGTGCGCGTGGCGGCTGGCGCGAGCATCGCCAGGGGCGAGCGGCTGACCGCGGACGCCAGCGGCGCGGCGCGACCTCTGCGCACCGCGACGCTGGACGGAATGCTCGTCGCGGAAGGCGCACCGACGGTCGGGACCGCCCTGGCGTCGGCGTCGGGCGGCACGGTCCCCGTCTTCGTCTCCCTGCGCTGA
- a CDS encoding YeeE/YedE family protein gives MAPLNLTGDWGSLVSILTPLLIGMGFGAALEMSGFGDSRKLAGQFYLRDMTVLKVMFTGIVVAGALIFLSTAMGWLDFERVYVNPTHLWPGIVGGLIMGVGFIIGGFCPGTSVVASSTLKIDGLFFLTGVVLGIFAFGETVGRFEAFWNSSDLGRFTLPELFHVDAGVVMLGVVAMALFMFLLAELLEGHFGRGIPAQSLRFYPKRPAAWAFGIALLAVAGVAALRGQPGADRRWELVASNNEDKLETRAVYASPLEVAELVHDTGVYTRIIDLRSEAHFNLFHPRHAVNLSLDDLRDPAVVGPLRALPANTAVFTLSNDEAVATDGWRLLVGQGVQNVYIVEGGINGWLTAFPPLPCLAEAKEGPREPESLAFTFFRSVGDCCDSARPEISYRKLPFDCYLSANPESPGHSAAGVAETPAAAQFEHKVKLTKRAVVKGGCG, from the coding sequence ATGGCACCGCTCAACCTGACCGGCGACTGGGGCAGCCTCGTCTCGATCCTGACGCCCCTGCTCATCGGCATGGGTTTCGGCGCTGCGCTGGAGATGTCCGGCTTCGGCGACTCGCGCAAGCTGGCGGGGCAGTTCTACCTGCGGGACATGACCGTCCTCAAGGTGATGTTCACCGGCATCGTGGTGGCCGGCGCGCTGATCTTCCTCAGCACGGCCATGGGCTGGCTCGACTTCGAGCGCGTCTACGTGAATCCCACGCACCTGTGGCCGGGGATCGTGGGCGGGCTGATCATGGGGGTGGGCTTCATCATCGGCGGCTTCTGCCCGGGCACCTCGGTGGTGGCCAGCTCGACGCTCAAGATCGACGGCCTCTTCTTTCTCACGGGTGTAGTCCTCGGCATCTTCGCCTTCGGCGAGACGGTCGGCCGCTTCGAGGCGTTCTGGAACAGCTCGGACCTGGGCCGCTTCACGCTGCCCGAGCTCTTCCACGTGGATGCGGGCGTCGTCATGCTGGGCGTGGTGGCGATGGCGCTCTTCATGTTCCTGCTGGCCGAGCTGCTGGAGGGACACTTCGGGCGGGGCATTCCGGCCCAGTCCCTGCGCTTCTACCCCAAGCGGCCGGCGGCCTGGGCCTTCGGCATCGCGCTGCTCGCCGTGGCGGGCGTGGCCGCGCTGCGCGGACAGCCCGGCGCGGACCGTCGCTGGGAGCTGGTGGCCTCGAACAACGAGGACAAGCTCGAGACGCGGGCCGTCTATGCCAGCCCGTTGGAGGTGGCGGAGCTCGTGCACGACACGGGCGTCTACACCCGGATCATCGATCTGCGCAGCGAGGCGCACTTCAACCTGTTCCACCCCAGGCACGCCGTGAACCTGAGCCTCGACGACCTCCGCGACCCGGCGGTCGTGGGACCGCTGCGCGCGCTGCCGGCCAACACGGCCGTGTTCACCCTCTCCAACGACGAGGCCGTGGCCACGGACGGCTGGCGGCTGCTGGTGGGGCAGGGCGTGCAGAACGTCTACATCGTGGAGGGCGGCATCAACGGCTGGCTCACGGCCTTCCCGCCCCTGCCCTGCCTGGCCGAGGCCAAGGAGGGGCCGCGCGAGCCCGAGTCGCTGGCCTTCACGTTCTTCCGCTCGGTGGGGGACTGCTGCGACTCCGCGCGGCCGGAGATCAGCTACCGTAAGCTGCCTTTCGACTGCTATCTCTCGGCCAATCCGGAGTCGCCGGGCCATTCGGCCGCCGGGGTGGCGGAGACGCCCGCCGCGGCCCAGTTCGAGCACAAGGTCAAGCTCACGAAGCGCGCGGTGGTGAAGGGGGGCTGCGGCTGA
- a CDS encoding YeeE/YedE family protein, with product MKAKPYVNPYLGGTLLGIVLFLAFFLTGGGLGASGALNRVQVSVVDAVAPAHVDRVAYFAQNAGGSRNPLSDPSVLMLLGTLLGGLASGLVFGRVKPEIRKGPSIGNGTRLAMALVGGAIMGYGARMARGCTSGQALSGGAVLSVGSWAFMFAVFAGGYLFARSVRRLWN from the coding sequence GTGAAGGCCAAGCCCTACGTGAATCCCTACCTCGGCGGCACCCTGCTGGGCATCGTGCTCTTCCTGGCCTTCTTCCTCACGGGAGGCGGGCTGGGGGCCTCGGGTGCGCTGAACCGCGTGCAGGTCTCCGTGGTGGACGCGGTCGCGCCCGCCCACGTGGACCGCGTGGCCTACTTCGCGCAGAACGCCGGCGGTTCGCGCAACCCGCTGAGCGACCCCTCGGTGCTCATGCTCCTGGGCACGCTGCTCGGCGGCCTGGCCTCGGGGCTCGTCTTCGGGCGCGTGAAGCCGGAGATCCGCAAGGGACCGTCCATCGGCAACGGGACGCGGCTGGCCATGGCGCTGGTCGGCGGCGCGATCATGGGCTACGGCGCGCGCATGGCCCGGGGCTGCACATCGGGCCAGGCCCTCAGCGGGGGCGCGGTGCTCTCGGTGGGCTCCTGGGCCTTCATGTTCGCGGTCTTCGCCGGCGGCTATCTCTTCGCGCGCTCGGTGCGCAGGCTCTGGAACTAG
- a CDS encoding cytochrome b/b6 domain-containing protein yields the protein MKTTRLIAAALLAAMSVGAARAAEETPLPVNTMHPALQLLDANGRPLSGADPSFSTERTCGACHDTAYIRARSSHHQGTVDVDCLTCHLPGDRARVATLSTDAAGRVLMPMAPPANMNCGRCHGLVHEGGDYLELPEALLAGDEHGPVGKTLLTGEVYSPQAVSSSLLNLRDKASLSRPWDLHASRGLHCSDCHFAANSPKKSRFVKRELVHLKDDPRTLSISAYLEQPDHLLQAAVCTDCHEAGKAHAGLPYAERHLEALACETCHVPRLLAPALSAMDRTVVTEDGGPRMEFRGVVGAEFRAPSTWYLAGYRPFLGRVQRDGRRQFAPFNLVARWEWVAGDDAAPVPWATVKAAFVDAHGHYHRDLLAALDRDGDGLLSGGELSLDAAGEALIRSRLEALGVASPRIRGTVDAHAIHHDVVRGQWTASTCASCHAADSRFNEPVLLTTAPLPGGVEPTLSADAAAVLGGRSLEARGDSLLVTAGGGKEAGDTYVLGHDRRPWSEIVGLTLFALTVLGVLAHALMRARGSNGRGATAAHPAGPRVYMYGLYERIWHWTMAGSIALLLLTGLEIHSPQGFAPLGFSLAILVHNVMAGLLILNAGLSLFYHVSTGEIRQFLPQPEGLFRRVALQALYYTRGIFAGAAHPSAKSREKKLNPLQQLTYVGLLNVLFPLQVLTGILLWIAGLWPSLLSPELGLAVIAPIHNLGSWLFLSFLVAHVYLTTTGATLTSNVRAMVGGWETLELEEVES from the coding sequence GTGAAGACGACCCGCCTGATCGCGGCCGCCCTGCTGGCGGCGATGAGCGTCGGCGCCGCGCGCGCGGCCGAGGAGACGCCGTTGCCGGTGAACACCATGCACCCGGCGCTGCAACTCCTCGACGCGAACGGCCGCCCGCTGTCCGGCGCCGATCCGAGCTTCTCGACCGAACGCACCTGCGGCGCCTGCCATGACACCGCCTACATCCGCGCGCGGAGTTCGCATCACCAGGGTACGGTGGACGTGGACTGCCTCACCTGCCACCTCCCCGGCGACCGCGCGCGCGTGGCCACGCTGTCGACGGACGCCGCCGGCCGCGTGCTCATGCCCATGGCGCCGCCGGCCAACATGAACTGCGGGCGCTGCCACGGGCTCGTCCACGAGGGCGGCGACTATCTCGAGCTGCCCGAGGCCCTGCTCGCCGGCGACGAACACGGCCCCGTGGGCAAGACCCTCCTCACCGGCGAGGTCTACTCGCCGCAGGCGGTGTCGTCCTCGCTGCTCAACCTGCGCGACAAGGCGTCGCTCAGCCGCCCCTGGGACCTGCACGCCTCGCGCGGCCTGCACTGCTCGGACTGTCACTTCGCCGCCAACAGCCCCAAGAAGTCGCGCTTCGTGAAGCGCGAGCTCGTCCACCTCAAGGACGACCCGCGCACCCTCAGCATCAGCGCCTACCTCGAGCAGCCCGATCACCTGCTGCAGGCGGCGGTCTGCACCGACTGCCACGAGGCCGGCAAGGCGCACGCGGGCCTGCCCTACGCCGAGCGCCACCTGGAGGCGCTGGCCTGCGAGACCTGCCACGTGCCGCGGCTGCTCGCGCCGGCCCTCTCGGCGATGGACCGCACCGTCGTCACGGAGGACGGCGGCCCGCGCATGGAGTTCCGCGGGGTGGTCGGCGCGGAGTTCCGCGCGCCGAGCACCTGGTACCTCGCGGGCTACCGTCCCTTCCTCGGGCGCGTGCAGCGGGACGGCCGCCGCCAGTTCGCGCCCTTCAATCTCGTGGCGCGCTGGGAGTGGGTCGCGGGCGACGACGCCGCGCCCGTGCCCTGGGCCACGGTCAAGGCCGCCTTCGTCGACGCGCACGGCCACTACCATCGCGACCTGCTCGCCGCGCTCGACCGCGACGGCGACGGCCTGCTCAGCGGCGGCGAGCTCAGCCTCGACGCGGCGGGCGAGGCGCTGATCAGGTCGCGGCTGGAGGCGCTGGGCGTCGCGTCGCCGCGCATCCGAGGCACGGTCGACGCCCACGCGATCCACCACGACGTGGTGCGCGGCCAGTGGACGGCCTCCACCTGCGCCAGCTGCCACGCGGCCGACTCCCGCTTCAACGAGCCCGTGCTGCTCACCACGGCGCCGCTGCCCGGGGGCGTGGAGCCCACGCTCAGCGCCGACGCCGCGGCGGTGCTCGGCGGCCGCAGCCTCGAGGCGCGGGGGGACAGCCTGCTCGTCACCGCGGGCGGCGGCAAGGAGGCGGGCGACACCTACGTGCTCGGCCACGACCGGCGGCCCTGGAGCGAGATCGTCGGCCTCACGCTGTTCGCGCTGACCGTGCTCGGCGTGCTCGCCCACGCCCTGATGCGGGCGCGCGGCAGCAACGGCCGCGGCGCCACGGCGGCGCATCCGGCGGGACCGCGCGTGTACATGTACGGGCTCTACGAGCGGATCTGGCACTGGACGATGGCCGGCAGCATCGCGCTGCTGCTCCTCACGGGCCTCGAGATCCACAGCCCGCAGGGCTTCGCGCCGCTGGGCTTCTCGCTGGCCATCCTCGTGCACAACGTGATGGCCGGGCTGCTGATCCTCAACGCGGGACTCTCGCTCTTCTATCACGTGAGCACGGGGGAGATCCGTCAGTTCCTGCCGCAGCCCGAGGGGCTCTTCAGGCGCGTGGCGCTGCAGGCGCTCTACTACACGCGGGGCATCTTCGCGGGTGCGGCCCACCCCAGCGCGAAGAGCCGCGAGAAGAAGCTGAATCCGCTGCAGCAGCTCACCTACGTCGGGCTGCTCAACGTGCTCTTTCCCCTGCAGGTGCTGACGGGCATCCTGCTCTGGATCGCGGGACTCTGGCCGAGCCTGCTCAGCCCGGAGCTGGGCCTGGCCGTGATCGCGCCGATCCACAACCTGGGCTCCTGGCTCTTCCTGAGCTTCCTCGTGGCGCACGTCTATCTGACCACGACGGGAGCGACGCTCACGTCCAACGTGCGCGCCATGGTCGGCGGCTGGGAGACGCTCGAACTGGAGGAGGTCGAATCGTGA
- a CDS encoding tetrathionate reductase family octaheme c-type cytochrome: protein MSRRPSPRARLALILSLAAVLLLLFLSCRDRAEDPMARLQAHRAHLDHSAYFDEPFASGRDVTRACLECHEDAAREVMPTAHFQWTGDRITDATGQAILIGKKNLLNNFCIGIQGNWASCTRCHAGYGWRDAGFDFADPLNVDCLVCHDRSGGYLKGEAGEPATGVDLLAAARSVGFPQRDNCGGCHNYGGGGLGVKHGDLDSSLDNPDESVDVHMGRLGMLCIDCHGGDGHRIKGKAFSVSVDHRGGIGCEDCHPAEPHRDGRLNAHTARVACQTCHIPSFANEIPTKMTWDWSKAGDDSRQDDTHHYLKIKGEFVYETAVKPQYRWFNLTVNRYLVGDSIRSDGPTDLNAPRGDRQDPTAKIWPFKVHDAKQPYDAVSQRLLPPVTSGAGGYWHEFDWAKALAMGAENVGLSFSGEYDFADTRMYWPLSHMVQPAEKALQCRDCHDVAGRLDWAALGYDADPMATGGEVQ from the coding sequence ATGTCCAGACGCCCTTCACCCCGCGCCCGACTCGCCCTGATCCTGTCGCTCGCCGCGGTCCTGCTGCTGCTCTTCCTGTCCTGCCGCGACCGCGCGGAGGACCCCATGGCGCGACTTCAGGCCCACCGGGCCCACCTGGACCACAGCGCCTACTTCGACGAGCCCTTCGCCTCGGGCCGCGACGTCACCCGTGCCTGCCTCGAGTGCCACGAGGACGCGGCCCGCGAGGTCATGCCCACGGCGCACTTCCAGTGGACGGGCGATCGCATCACCGACGCCACCGGTCAGGCGATCCTCATCGGCAAGAAGAACCTGCTGAACAACTTCTGCATCGGCATCCAGGGCAACTGGGCCTCCTGCACGCGCTGCCACGCGGGCTACGGCTGGCGGGACGCGGGCTTCGACTTCGCCGATCCGCTGAACGTGGACTGCCTGGTCTGCCACGACCGCAGCGGCGGCTATCTGAAGGGCGAGGCCGGCGAGCCCGCCACGGGGGTGGACCTGCTCGCGGCGGCCAGGAGCGTGGGCTTCCCGCAGCGCGACAACTGCGGCGGCTGCCACAACTACGGCGGCGGCGGTCTGGGCGTGAAGCACGGCGACCTGGACTCGAGCCTGGACAACCCGGACGAGAGCGTGGACGTCCACATGGGCCGTCTGGGCATGCTCTGCATCGACTGCCACGGCGGCGACGGCCATCGCATCAAGGGCAAGGCCTTCTCGGTGAGCGTCGACCACCGGGGCGGGATCGGCTGCGAGGACTGCCACCCGGCCGAACCCCACCGCGACGGGCGGCTGAACGCCCACACCGCGCGCGTGGCGTGCCAGACCTGCCACATCCCGTCCTTCGCCAACGAGATCCCCACCAAGATGACCTGGGACTGGTCCAAGGCCGGCGACGACTCGCGCCAGGACGACACGCACCACTACCTCAAGATCAAGGGCGAGTTCGTCTACGAGACGGCGGTGAAGCCCCAGTACCGCTGGTTCAACCTCACGGTGAACCGCTACCTGGTGGGCGATTCGATCCGCAGCGACGGCCCCACCGACCTCAACGCCCCCCGCGGCGACCGGCAGGATCCCACGGCCAAGATCTGGCCCTTCAAGGTGCACGACGCCAAGCAGCCCTACGACGCGGTGTCGCAGCGCCTGCTGCCGCCGGTCACCTCGGGCGCGGGCGGCTACTGGCACGAGTTCGACTGGGCCAAGGCCCTGGCCATGGGGGCCGAGAACGTCGGCCTCAGCTTCAGCGGCGAGTACGACTTTGCCGACACGCGCATGTACTGGCCGCTCTCGCACATGGTGCAGCCCGCCGAGAAGGCGCTGCAGTGCCGCGACTGCCACGACGTCGCCGGCCGGCTGGACTGGGCCGCGCTCGGCTACGACGCGGATCCCATGGCCACGGGAGGTGAAGTCCAGTGA
- a CDS encoding sigma-70 family RNA polymerase sigma factor: MSPSPQPEITRLLAAVGAGDSAARETLYALVYPDLRRIASAHLRGRGGATLSTTGMVNEAYLRLAGSGDWENRVHFLSVASRAMRQILVDHARRRLAAKRGGGQAHVTLDEERAGTGSQVLEVLALDQALDRLEALSPRLAQVVELRFFGGLSVDETAGALNVTDRTVKRDWRKARSLLLTWLEDAEAG, encoded by the coding sequence GTGTCCCCGTCCCCCCAGCCCGAGATCACGCGCCTGCTCGCCGCCGTGGGCGCCGGCGATTCCGCCGCGCGGGAGACGCTCTACGCGCTCGTCTACCCCGACCTGCGCCGCATCGCCAGCGCGCACCTGCGCGGGCGGGGGGGCGCCACGCTCAGCACCACCGGCATGGTCAACGAGGCCTACCTGCGCCTGGCCGGCAGCGGCGACTGGGAGAACCGGGTGCACTTCCTGTCGGTGGCGTCGCGGGCGATGCGGCAGATCCTGGTGGACCACGCGCGGCGTCGCCTGGCGGCCAAGCGCGGCGGCGGGCAGGCGCACGTCACCCTCGACGAGGAGCGCGCCGGCACGGGGTCGCAGGTGCTCGAGGTGCTGGCCCTGGATCAGGCCCTGGACCGCCTCGAAGCCCTCAGCCCGCGCCTCGCCCAGGTGGTGGAGCTGCGCTTCTTCGGCGGGCTGTCCGTGGACGAGACCGCCGGCGCCCTGAACGTCACCGACCGCACCGTCAAGCGCGACTGGCGCAAGGCGCGCTCACTCCTGCTCACCTGGCTCGAAGACGCCGAGGCGGGCTAG